One genomic segment of Ferroacidibacillus organovorans includes these proteins:
- a CDS encoding ROK family protein, with protein sequence MRKAVGIDLGGTFMKGAVVAEGGEILVKDEIPTRAEEGAERVLERLSVMIRELATRVQVPLSDLAGIGVTIPGFLDRKTGVAEEVVNMGWRDVPVSRLLGASLKLPIRLENDANAAAFGEAIAGAGKGYTNVLCVTLGTGVGGGIVLDRHILHGHSDMAGEIGHIVLDPEGALCNCGHRGCLETTSSATGVVRMAKEAVASGLETTLAQCAEITAQDVFSAAARGDEAASHVVARAIERLGQGLAIAANLLNPDIIVVGGGMSRAGNALFHPLQHAFSRYALTRVRRVVQVVPATLGNDAGVVGVAHLAFE encoded by the coding sequence ATGCGAAAAGCGGTAGGTATTGATCTTGGCGGTACATTTATGAAGGGGGCAGTCGTCGCAGAGGGCGGGGAAATCCTTGTAAAAGACGAGATTCCCACGCGAGCGGAGGAAGGCGCGGAACGCGTTCTTGAGCGACTCTCAGTGATGATTCGCGAGCTTGCGACACGGGTGCAGGTTCCACTATCGGATCTTGCCGGGATCGGTGTCACAATTCCTGGATTTCTTGATCGAAAGACAGGGGTCGCAGAAGAAGTGGTTAACATGGGTTGGCGCGACGTCCCAGTCAGCCGGCTGCTGGGGGCGTCGCTCAAGTTGCCGATTCGATTAGAGAACGACGCAAATGCGGCTGCGTTTGGTGAGGCGATTGCAGGTGCGGGAAAAGGTTATACGAACGTTTTGTGTGTCACACTCGGCACAGGTGTCGGCGGCGGGATTGTGCTTGATCGTCACATTCTTCACGGTCACAGTGACATGGCGGGTGAAATTGGACATATTGTGCTTGATCCGGAAGGTGCACTGTGTAACTGTGGACATCGCGGTTGTCTTGAGACCACCTCGTCTGCGACAGGTGTTGTGCGCATGGCCAAGGAGGCAGTCGCGTCAGGTTTGGAGACAACGCTTGCCCAGTGTGCAGAGATCACCGCGCAGGATGTTTTTTCTGCGGCGGCGCGCGGCGATGAGGCGGCATCTCATGTGGTGGCGCGCGCGATCGAGCGTCTGGGACAGGGACTGGCAATTGCCGCGAATCTCTTGAATCCGGACATCATTGTAGTCGGCGGCGGGATGTCGCGCGCCGGTAACGCGCTTTTTCATCCGCTGCAGCACGCATTTTCACGCTATGCGCTTACCCGTGTGCGCCGCGTGGTTCAGGTGGTTCCTGCAACGCTTGGCAATGACGCGGGCGTCGTTGGTGTCGCACACCTCGCGTTTGAGTAA
- the rapZ gene encoding RNase adapter RapZ — translation MLIITGMSGAGKTLAVQSLEDLGFFCVDNLPPALIRKFSELLLHSANAVRRVALVCDLRGGAFFDQLFDSLTELEEHEIEYQILYLEADDETLVRRYKASRRKHPLSANGRLVDGISRERELLKEVRERAHVILNTSRLRPLELKELLTEKFRAGGDDPVFSVNVISFGFKYGLPIDADLVFDVRFLPNPYYVEALRPRTGQDPEVYDYIMGFQQTEEFVRRWFEMIDFLLPQYENEGKSQIIVGIGCTGGRHRSVALAERLREHLQAHHAVSVTHRDVGKDGER, via the coding sequence ATGCTGATCATCACAGGGATGTCTGGTGCAGGAAAAACGCTCGCGGTGCAAAGCCTTGAGGATCTAGGATTCTTTTGTGTAGACAATTTACCGCCAGCACTGATCCGCAAGTTTAGCGAGCTGCTCTTGCACTCTGCGAATGCGGTGCGACGCGTCGCACTCGTTTGTGATCTGCGCGGAGGAGCTTTTTTTGATCAATTGTTCGATTCATTGACAGAACTTGAAGAACACGAGATTGAGTACCAGATCCTCTATCTTGAAGCGGATGATGAGACGCTGGTTCGTCGCTACAAAGCATCCCGGCGCAAACACCCGCTTTCCGCAAACGGGCGACTGGTTGACGGGATCAGCAGGGAACGAGAGTTGCTTAAAGAGGTTCGCGAACGCGCGCATGTCATTCTTAACACGAGTCGCCTGCGGCCACTTGAGTTGAAGGAATTGCTCACAGAGAAGTTTCGCGCAGGCGGGGATGATCCGGTTTTTTCCGTGAACGTCATCTCTTTTGGCTTTAAATACGGACTGCCGATTGATGCAGATCTGGTGTTTGACGTGCGCTTTTTGCCAAACCCTTACTATGTTGAGGCGCTTCGTCCGCGCACGGGACAAGATCCGGAAGTGTACGATTATATCATGGGGTTCCAGCAGACGGAGGAGTTTGTCAGGCGCTGGTTTGAGATGATCGATTTTTTGCTGCCACAGTACGAGAACGAGGGCAAGTCACAGATCATCGTCGGCATCGGATGCACAGGCGGGCGTCACCGTTCGGTTGCGCTTGCAGAGCGGCTGCGCGAACACTTGCAGGCACATCACGCCGTCTCAGTGACACATCGCGATGTGGGTAAGGACGGTGAGCGATGA
- a CDS encoding gluconeogenesis factor YvcK family protein has protein sequence MSGRIVKYAWIIVAFGAGLLITNLTSPYVALKWWFIGLFCVLLGLFSLILVFVRQRARERYAALVFERRPRVVVIGGGTGQPVLLRGLKNQGAEITAIVTVGDDGGSSGRLRTEFDMPPPGDIRNCLVALADTEPLLEELLQHRFKEGSVLTGHSFGNLFLAAMTSITGDFETAVKETSRVLAVRGRVLPAATQEITLRATYTDGTTVVGESAIPRQGKTIERIEIAPADVLALPDALAAIREADAIVIGPGSLYTSVLPNLLVPGIADAVRESAGKVMYVCNVMTQPGETDGFTASQHVEAIYRHVGPRFFDMIIVNSASVPAEMSDQYGIRGAHAVVADVEKLHALGLTVIARNFLHNASYVRHDPDLIAQQVLALIGREHRR, from the coding sequence ATGAGCGGACGTATCGTAAAGTACGCGTGGATCATTGTCGCATTCGGCGCAGGACTCTTGATCACAAACCTCACCTCTCCCTACGTCGCGTTGAAATGGTGGTTCATCGGACTTTTTTGTGTACTGCTCGGCTTGTTTTCACTGATTCTCGTATTTGTGCGACAGCGCGCGCGCGAACGCTATGCGGCGCTTGTGTTCGAGCGCCGTCCGCGTGTTGTCGTGATTGGCGGAGGAACGGGGCAGCCTGTGCTTTTGCGCGGACTAAAGAACCAGGGTGCTGAGATTACCGCGATTGTAACAGTCGGGGATGACGGCGGAAGTTCTGGTCGCCTGCGCACGGAGTTTGACATGCCCCCGCCAGGAGACATTCGCAATTGTCTGGTTGCGCTCGCTGACACAGAGCCACTGCTTGAAGAACTTTTGCAACACCGTTTTAAAGAAGGATCTGTCCTGACGGGGCACAGTTTCGGAAATTTATTTCTCGCTGCGATGACAAGCATCACGGGTGACTTTGAGACGGCCGTCAAAGAAACGAGCCGCGTTTTGGCAGTGCGCGGGCGCGTATTGCCTGCGGCCACACAAGAAATCACCCTCCGTGCAACCTATACAGACGGCACGACGGTAGTCGGTGAGTCGGCGATTCCAAGACAGGGAAAAACGATCGAACGGATCGAAATCGCGCCAGCCGATGTCTTGGCGCTTCCTGACGCGCTGGCTGCGATACGCGAAGCGGACGCGATCGTGATTGGGCCGGGAAGCCTTTATACGAGTGTGCTCCCTAATCTGCTTGTCCCAGGCATTGCTGACGCTGTGCGTGAGTCGGCTGGCAAGGTGATGTATGTTTGTAATGTGATGACGCAACCGGGGGAGACGGATGGATTTACGGCGTCGCAGCACGTTGAAGCCATTTATCGCCACGTTGGTCCGCGTTTTTTTGATATGATCATTGTAAACTCCGCCTCAGTCCCTGCGGAGATGAGTGATCAGTACGGCATTCGCGGCGCGCATGCGGTCGTTGCTGATGTGGAGAAACTGCACGCATTAGGGCTTACGGTGATTGCGCGGAATTTTTTGCACAATGCCTCGTATGTCCGGCATGATCCAGATCTGATTGCGCAACAAGTGCTCGCTTTGATTGGACGGGAACATCGGCGCTAG
- the whiA gene encoding DNA-binding protein WhiA — protein MSFAARTKKELTHIVTKPCCERAELTALIQQCGAIREGAMLDLSTENAAIARRIYSLLKTHTSVALEVIVQKKMRLKKNNVYIVRIRRDRIAVLTSLGLAEDTLQTTIPPSAIARDCCKRAYLRGAFMASGSVNDPDSNSYHLEVAAHTERQAHAILELMNSYHFHAKTAARKKEFLVYIKEGEKIVEFLGLIGAHQALLHFEDVRVVKGMRNQVNRLVNCETANLNKTIMAAVRQLENIRLIEEERGLHTLTPKLRVVAEMRLRHPEITLLELAELLPERVSKSGLNHRLRKLDEIAQRIRAECGISDNDRFAHSHTATDLV, from the coding sequence ATGTCGTTTGCGGCGCGCACGAAAAAGGAACTGACGCACATCGTCACGAAACCGTGTTGTGAACGTGCGGAGTTGACTGCATTGATTCAGCAATGCGGCGCGATCCGTGAGGGGGCCATGCTCGATCTCTCGACGGAGAATGCGGCAATCGCGCGTCGGATCTACTCGCTTTTAAAGACGCACACATCTGTAGCGCTTGAGGTCATCGTTCAGAAAAAAATGAGACTAAAAAAGAACAACGTCTACATCGTCCGTATTCGACGAGATCGAATCGCCGTCTTAACTTCGCTTGGATTGGCGGAAGATACGCTGCAAACGACGATTCCGCCATCTGCGATCGCGCGCGACTGTTGCAAGCGCGCCTATCTGCGTGGTGCGTTCATGGCGAGTGGATCGGTCAATGATCCGGACAGCAATTCATATCACTTGGAAGTGGCTGCACACACAGAGCGCCAGGCGCACGCGATTCTTGAACTGATGAATAGTTATCATTTTCATGCAAAAACAGCGGCGCGCAAAAAAGAATTTCTGGTTTATATTAAGGAAGGCGAGAAGATCGTCGAGTTTTTAGGATTGATCGGTGCGCATCAGGCGCTACTCCATTTTGAGGATGTCCGTGTTGTAAAAGGGATGCGCAATCAGGTGAATCGGCTTGTCAACTGCGAGACGGCCAACCTGAACAAGACGATCATGGCCGCCGTGCGGCAACTCGAAAACATTCGACTGATCGAGGAAGAGCGAGGACTTCACACACTGACGCCAAAGCTGCGCGTTGTCGCTGAGATGCGATTGCGCCATCCAGAAATCACTCTGCTTGAGCTTGCTGAATTGTTGCCGGAACGCGTAAGCAAGTCGGGGTTGAATCACCGATTGCGCAAACTTGATGAAATTGCCCAACGAATCCGTGCAGAATGTGGGATTTCTGATAATGACCGTTTCGCGCATAGTCACACCGCCACGGATTTGGTATAA
- a CDS encoding HPr family phosphocarrier protein codes for MAERTVQVNLRAGLQARPAAQFVQEANRFSSDVFLDKDGKSVNAKSIMGVMSLVIPKGATVTLRASGSDAEQAVERLAVLVGSEE; via the coding sequence ATGGCAGAACGTACGGTACAGGTCAATTTGCGTGCGGGACTTCAAGCGCGCCCTGCGGCTCAATTTGTGCAGGAGGCAAACCGCTTTAGCAGTGATGTGTTTCTTGACAAGGACGGCAAGTCGGTCAATGCCAAAAGCATCATGGGCGTCATGTCGCTTGTGATTCCAAAAGGGGCGACGGTCACCCTTCGCGCATCGGGAAGCGACGCTGAGCAGGCAGTCGAGCGCTTGGCGGTACTCGTTGGTAGCGAAGAGTAG
- a CDS encoding DNA-3-methyladenine glycosylase I — MEHLLPLTSHANLAFRSDEQYFEMLTRVIFLTGFSAHVVNKRWSAFRTAFDFFALDAVASYDDERFEQLLSIQSGIVRNARKVKATIENAKRCIALRNHYGSLHAFFSDALCLDGEGAVKVFARTFAQMGESAALVFYHMLEREA, encoded by the coding sequence GTGGAACATCTTTTGCCTTTGACATCGCATGCAAATTTGGCATTTCGGAGTGATGAGCAATACTTTGAGATGTTGACACGGGTCATTTTTCTGACAGGATTTAGTGCCCACGTTGTGAACAAACGTTGGTCGGCGTTTCGGACTGCATTCGACTTTTTTGCGCTTGACGCGGTAGCTTCCTATGATGATGAACGATTTGAGCAACTTCTTTCGATCCAGTCGGGAATTGTGCGCAATGCCCGAAAAGTGAAAGCGACGATTGAGAATGCGAAACGGTGTATCGCGCTTCGAAATCACTACGGAAGTCTCCACGCGTTTTTTTCAGACGCGCTCTGCTTGGATGGCGAGGGGGCCGTAAAGGTTTTTGCTCGCACCTTCGCTCAAATGGGAGAGAGTGCGGCGCTTGTTTTTTATCACATGCTGGAGCGCGAAGCATGA
- a CDS encoding M6 family metalloprotease domain-containing protein, whose amino-acid sequence MRILFFSLLGVYALLPVRDTFAQRVPLNMANSSTEILRLQTDTPRYGSMVRNSNQKHSSLYAFGTVPTTANAQVLVVAVQFAGQKATTPLSRVAHTYFSSSNSVAAYFRSVSYGQFKMKGNVVGAQGKSSQWMTLPHTEAYYANKDNGSGGPFPTNDDGIVSDVIAQLVKAQFNFSPYVYQGTISYLAIVYSGYGADVDPTDAGLIWPVESTLDTSISVPVYASSPVSAKVSTYDLAPELADPGGSPSSIGVYAHEFGHMLGLDDLYDTSGSANAGVGDGPFSLMGTGNWNGNPSGSSPSFLDPYSLLFLGWVQPKILNHSVTGNVLLPIEKSPSIDLIPAPQRQKEYLLLDNVEPIGYDAALPNQGLLIWHVDASQVNPNSPDWLNNVLNTPSQNVTKHDDLAIVGASGKNDLLAPANSGVSYDDAYPSMTGNNKLTASSQPSNMMYAGSSFGMDVRNIARHKNGTVTFDTIDWQQGEGLFIARPATGLTLYSGLPLQLNAFYGSSYKKSRDITVAGDWYASNDGIRVANGMVTTQSNRDQMVTVNVVYKSQLASINLQVAHVVTFHLSSPPSFASHFSRGPSVTVTAIYSNGVHVNVTKDIVWIKEISHARHSSGRSKTFGDGTYVGKFAGQTISL is encoded by the coding sequence GTGCGCATTCTATTCTTTTCCCTTTTAGGGGTTTATGCACTTTTACCTGTGAGAGACACGTTTGCACAACGTGTTCCGCTCAACATGGCGAATTCCTCTACAGAGATCTTGCGGCTGCAGACGGACACGCCACGGTATGGTTCAATGGTTCGCAACTCCAATCAGAAACACTCCTCTTTGTATGCTTTTGGAACAGTACCGACGACCGCGAATGCGCAAGTTCTCGTTGTCGCTGTGCAATTCGCGGGGCAAAAGGCTACCACGCCACTCTCGCGAGTGGCCCATACATATTTTTCTTCATCTAACTCTGTCGCTGCCTATTTTCGCAGTGTTTCCTATGGACAGTTTAAAATGAAAGGCAATGTTGTAGGCGCTCAGGGTAAGTCGTCTCAGTGGATGACTCTTCCTCACACGGAGGCGTATTACGCAAACAAGGATAATGGGTCAGGTGGCCCGTTTCCGACCAATGATGACGGAATTGTAAGTGATGTGATTGCGCAATTGGTGAAGGCGCAATTTAATTTCAGTCCGTATGTCTACCAGGGGACCATTTCGTACCTGGCGATTGTCTACAGCGGCTATGGAGCGGATGTCGATCCAACAGATGCTGGATTGATCTGGCCAGTAGAAAGCACACTGGATACGTCAATCTCAGTTCCTGTGTACGCTTCAAGTCCTGTATCTGCCAAGGTGAGCACGTATGATTTGGCGCCGGAACTCGCAGATCCCGGTGGATCGCCCTCATCGATAGGCGTTTACGCGCACGAGTTTGGACATATGTTGGGGCTGGATGATCTCTATGACACGTCGGGAAGCGCGAACGCAGGGGTTGGCGACGGTCCGTTTAGTTTGATGGGAACGGGCAATTGGAATGGCAATCCTTCAGGATCATCGCCATCTTTCCTCGATCCGTACAGTCTCTTATTTCTTGGTTGGGTTCAACCGAAGATTTTGAATCACAGTGTGACTGGAAATGTGCTCTTGCCGATAGAAAAGTCTCCTTCTATCGACTTGATTCCTGCGCCGCAGCGGCAAAAGGAGTATTTGCTTTTGGATAATGTTGAGCCGATCGGCTATGATGCGGCGCTGCCAAATCAAGGACTCCTGATTTGGCATGTGGATGCGAGCCAAGTCAACCCAAACAGCCCGGACTGGCTGAACAATGTGTTGAACACGCCTTCTCAAAACGTCACAAAACACGATGATTTGGCGATTGTCGGTGCGTCCGGAAAAAACGATCTGCTGGCACCTGCAAACAGTGGGGTTTCGTATGATGATGCGTATCCCAGCATGACTGGCAATAATAAATTAACAGCTTCGAGCCAACCGTCAAACATGATGTATGCGGGGTCGTCATTTGGAATGGATGTGCGCAACATTGCCCGTCACAAAAATGGAACGGTCACGTTTGATACGATCGACTGGCAACAGGGAGAAGGACTTTTTATTGCGAGGCCGGCAACAGGTCTCACGCTCTATTCAGGGTTGCCTCTTCAATTGAATGCCTTTTATGGATCAAGCTATAAAAAATCTAGAGATATTACGGTTGCGGGTGACTGGTATGCTTCAAACGATGGAATCCGCGTGGCAAACGGCATGGTGACGACGCAATCAAACCGCGATCAGATGGTGACCGTTAATGTAGTCTACAAGTCGCAACTCGCTTCCATTAATCTGCAGGTTGCGCACGTTGTCACGTTTCATTTATCGTCACCCCCTTCTTTCGCATCACACTTTTCCAGAGGTCCGTCGGTGACGGTGACAGCCATTTACTCAAATGGAGTTCATGTGAATGTCACAAAAGATATCGTTTGGATAAAGGAGATATCCCACGCGCGTCACTCGTCAGGACGTTCCAAAACATTCGGGGATGGGACGTATGTCGGTAAATTTGCCGGACAGACAATCTCACTGTAA
- a CDS encoding M24 family metallopeptidase translates to MHTHTLQNSFKSLGITDLVLTPGASFRYLSGLSMHASERLTLLFVNKSGEKSALLPELEAESARSADLLHIETYRDEEGPLRALRNLTQKMGFTSETVLGYEAQTIRMFEYQALTGASEVTFRAADDALTAIRLIKRDDELAKIRRAAQIVDGALERSLPLFKVGMTELDVAAELEYQMRKLGSEGTPFATIACAGPRGALPHGGPTLSEIKRGDLVVLDYGAKIDGYAADTTRTVSFGVPSEEALSIYEVVKMAQAAAVNAVKPGAVAQDVDRAARKVIQKAGLGAYFTHRTGHGLGLDVHEYPSMMEGNELILAPGMVFTVEPGVYLPNKFGIRIEDDVCVTEAGVEVLTQFTRELHVID, encoded by the coding sequence ATGCACACCCATACGCTGCAAAATTCCTTTAAGTCACTGGGCATCACCGATCTTGTCTTGACGCCAGGCGCAAGTTTTCGCTATCTCTCAGGGCTTTCCATGCATGCGAGCGAGCGGTTGACCCTCTTGTTTGTAAACAAGTCAGGCGAAAAGTCAGCGCTCCTTCCCGAACTTGAGGCAGAGTCTGCCCGAAGTGCCGATCTTTTGCACATTGAAACATATCGCGACGAGGAGGGCCCGCTTCGTGCGTTGCGCAACTTGACTCAAAAAATGGGCTTCACATCTGAAACGGTGCTCGGGTACGAGGCGCAGACGATTCGCATGTTTGAGTATCAGGCGCTGACAGGTGCCTCAGAAGTGACATTTCGTGCCGCAGACGACGCGCTGACTGCGATTCGGCTGATCAAACGGGATGACGAACTCGCAAAAATACGCCGTGCGGCGCAGATCGTTGATGGTGCGCTTGAACGGTCCCTCCCATTGTTTAAGGTGGGTATGACGGAACTGGATGTCGCTGCTGAATTGGAGTATCAAATGCGCAAGCTGGGCTCGGAAGGGACGCCGTTTGCCACGATTGCGTGTGCAGGCCCGCGCGGTGCGCTCCCACACGGAGGACCCACCTTGTCAGAGATAAAGCGGGGAGATCTGGTGGTACTCGATTACGGTGCAAAGATCGATGGATATGCGGCGGATACGACACGCACGGTTTCATTCGGTGTCCCGTCCGAAGAGGCACTGTCCATTTATGAGGTTGTCAAAATGGCGCAAGCCGCAGCAGTCAATGCCGTAAAACCAGGGGCTGTAGCGCAGGATGTTGATCGCGCGGCGCGTAAAGTGATCCAGAAAGCAGGATTGGGCGCCTATTTTACACATCGTACTGGACACGGGCTTGGACTCGATGTTCACGAATATCCGAGTATGATGGAGGGCAATGAACTTATTCTTGCGCCAGGCATGGTGTTCACCGTTGAGCCTGGTGTCTATTTGCCGAACAAATTTGGTATCCGCATCGAAGACGATGTTTGCGTCACTGAGGCGGGTGTTGAGGTTTTAACACAATTCACGCGGGAATTGCACGTGATCGACTGA